The stretch of DNA CTTGCCGTCGAGTTCAGCTTGGACGCCTACGGAATACACAGACTCCTTGACGTCGTTGCCGGCCATGTAATTGAAGTCCCAAGACCACTGCTTGGCCCGGACATCAACAGTCACATCCGGGTTGGCGTCACGGGCGTTAATGGACTCCTGCTCCACATTGGTGAAGTGGAAGAACACCAGCACCATGAACAGCGGTACCAACACATAAAANNCCTCCAACGGGAGGTTGTAACTGGTCTGGCGCGGGAAGCCTGTGGCTCCCTTGCGGCGCCGGTACGCGATGATGCACCAGATAATCAAGCCCCAGGTGATGAGCCCGATGATCAAGACGGTGATCCAAGTATTGACCCACAGGTCAATGATCCCCGCCGTGTGATTGGTGGTGTCACGTTCGGCTGGCATCCAGCCGTTCCTATTCTCTGCCGTGCATCCTGACAAAGCTAACGCTCCGACAATCGCCAATCCCGCTGTGGGGATGACTTTTGCGCGTCGGCTGCCGGTTCGGTCCTGCGAACTCACAGACGGCCCTTCCTCTTCTTACTGTGCTCTGCAACGGTTATGACCCGCCGGAGCTAAATGGGTTTTACTACTCGATGTAGAGCTTACCGCTATGGCACGCAATATGCGCACTAAACCCTCCGTGCGTCGGATGTCCCTCCAAGAAACTTTTCCGAACAGCTCTACATCGTGTAGACGTCTTTAACTTAGTGGAATGAATCACCGCAGGCACAAGAGCCTCCGGCATTCGGGTTGTCAATGGTGAAACCTTGCTTTGAAATGGTGTCTTCAAAGTCAATGCTGGCACCATCGAGGTACGGAACGCTCATCTTGTCAATAACAACTTCGACGCCGTCAAAATCGCGCACAGCGTCGCCGTCGAGCATACGTTCGTCAAAGTACAGCTGGTAGATCAGCCCTGAACAACCGCCAGGCTGTACCGCCACGCGCAAGCGCAGATCCGTACGGCCCTCTTGTTCGAGGAGGCTGCGCACTTTGCCAGCAGCTATATCGCTGATGAGCACACCGTNGGTGGGCAAATCAGCCGCTGGAGCTGTGGCTGGTGAGGTTTCTTCGTGGACATTTGCAGTCATGGCACTTCCTTACGTGGGGTACTACTACATGCTACGTCGAGGCCCGGCAGGGGCGCTAACTAATGACAACTCAATTTTTAGTTCAGATGTTCCCCGAGTGCACCTTCATTGATGGCGGCCAGGAGCAGCGCCTGCGCCACAATAGCCTNTTCAAAGTCACCCAGGTGCAGAGATTCATTGGCACTGTGGGCCCTTGAGTCAGGGTCTTCCACCCNCGTGACAAGAATCTGGGCGTGCGGAAAAGTGGCCTTCAGATCGGCAATGAACGGAATGGAACCGCCCATGCCTGTCTCTACGGCAGGAACACCCCACGACTCCCCAANGGCCCACAGCGCCGCTTGGGCGCCTGGATCATGAGCGTTAGTGGCAAATGGTTGACCCGCTTCACCGGGGATGAACGTGGCTTGTGCACCGAAAGGTGCATGGGCCAGCACGTGAGCTTCCACCGCCATCATGGCCGCCTCCGGATCTTGGCCCGGTGCCAGCCGCAGGCTGATCTTGGCACGAGCAACCGGTAGGAGTGTGTTTGAACTCATATCGATGCTGGGCATATCCATGCCAATCACCGACAGGGCTGGCTGAGTCCACAGCCGGGAAGCAAGGCTTCCTGTCCCGGCAAGGATCACCCCGTCTAGTACGCCAGCGTCAGCTCTGAACGTCTCCTCCGGGTAATCCACGCCTGCATCATCACTGCTGAGCAGACCCGCAATGGCGACCGAGCCGTGTTCATCATGAAAGGTACTGATCAGCCGAGCAAGAATGGTGGGCGCGTCCAACAAAGGACCACCAAACATTCCGGAGTGCACCGCATGGGCACCAACCCTGACTTCAACAATGCCGTCCACCAAACCGCGCAAGCTAGTTGTCAGCGCAGGGATACCCACCCGCCAGTTCGCGGAGTCTGCCACAACAATCACTTCACCTGCAAGCAACTCGTGGTGCTCTTTCAAGAACGCGCCAANAGTGGGTGATCCGGCTTCTTCTTCTCCTTCAATAAAGAAGGTCACCCNCACCCCGAAATCCGCGCCCAAAGTTTCGGTGATGGCACGGAAGGAGGCTATGTGGGCCATGATGCCGGCTTTGTCATCGGCTGCACCGCGTCCATAGAGCCGCCCATCGCGTTCCTGGGCAACAANAGGCTCACTGTTCCACAGCTCTTTCTCACCCGGTGGCTGCACGTCGTGGTGGGCATAAAGAACAACTGTGGGCCGCCCGGNGGCGGCAACCTTCCTGGCCACAATGGCAGGGCCTCCCGGAGTCCCGTCATCCTTGGCGACACGCAGAATTTGCACATCGTCAATTCCCGTGGAGCGGATCAGGGCAGCCACTGCTTCGGCACTGCGATCAAGCTGGGCGGCATCAAAAGCATCCCAAGCAATGCCGGGTATCGCCACAAGCGCAACAAGCTCCGCCACTGTTCCCTGGAAACTGCGACCAATATTATGGCGCAACGCTTCCGTGGGGAGATCGGCGGTGATGCTGTTCAGCTGCACGAGCTCTGCCGTGGCTACGGTATCTGGGGTTACTGGTTGTTCACGTGTCATAATCCTCAGACTACCGCGGCAGAAGCCGCACCGGTCAAGGCCACCAGCCGGTTCGGGGTATCCTTTATGGGTGTTTGGACGTAAGAAAGATCAAGCCCCCGCCCGNCAGATAATGTCTGCTTCCGACGAGACTGCCCGGTCCAAGGACCCGCAGTCTGCNAAAGGCGTACCCACGCCCTCGCGTAGGGCACAGGAAGAGGCCAGAAAGCGCCCACTAGTACCCAATGACCGCGCAGCCGCCAAGGGTGCTGAACGTGATGAACGCCGCGAGCAGCAGGCAAGGATGCGCCGGGCTTTGGACACGGGTGAAGAGCGTTTCTTGCCCATCCGTGACAAGGGACCACAGAAGCGTTTTGCCCGCGACTATGTGGACGCCCGCTTCAGCCTCGGTGAATTTGTCATGTTTGCCGCATTGGCGATCGTTCTGCTGAACGTATTACTACCGCCGACAAGCACCGCCTCAGTCACGCTCTTTATCGTGTTCTGGATCATGGTTGCCTTTGTTGTCATTGACACGTGGCTGATGGGGCGAAAGATCAGGCGTCAACTCACAGCCAAGTTTGGTTCCGTAGATCGGGGCGTCATCTGGTACGGCAGCATGCGTTCCCTGCAATTCCGTCGCATGCGCCTGCCCAAGCCGTTGGTGCGCCGCGGNCGGTGGCCCTCCTAGTAGACAAGCGCAACCCGCCGGCTGCCTCCCTCAAGAGGCGGTCGGCGTCGTGCGTTAAACGCGTCCGGCCATAATGCGAAGGAACCCAATCAAGGCACCTAGGGTGCCCTCCAACGGGCAATGTGGCTAGGCTGAGCCTATGGAATATCGCTATCTTGGCCACTCGGGCCTGAAAATCACTGAAATTACTTACGGCAACTGGCTAACGCACGGCTCACAGGTTGAAAATGACACCGCTACGGCGTGCGTTCGTGCCGCGCTCGATGCCGGAATCAGCACCTTTGACACGGCCGACGCCTACGCCAACGGCGCAGCCGAAGAGGTCCTCGGCGCCGCCTTGTCCACCGAACGGCGCGAGTCCCTTGAAGTGTTCACNAAGGTGTACTGGCCCGTGGGGCCTAAGGGAGCCAACGACACAGGGCTATCCCGCAAGCACATCATGGAAGGCATCAACGGCTCGCTGCGCCGCCTGAACATGGACTATGTGGATCTGTACCAGGCGCACCGCTACGATCATGAAACACCGTTGGAAGAGACCATCAACGCCTTTGCTGACGTAGTTCGCGCTGGCAAGGCCCTGTACATTGGCGTCTCTGAATGGACTGCACCGCAGCTGCGCGCTGGCCAAGCCCTCGCCCGCGAAGCCGGTTTCTCCCTTGTCTCAAACCAACCACAATATTCAGCGTTATGGCGCGTCATTGAACCCGAAGTTATCCCCGCATCCATTGAACTTGGCATGTCCCAGGTGGTGTGGTCACCCATGGCACAAGGTGTGCTCAGCGGAAAGTACCTGCCCGGGCAGCCCTTGCCAGCTGGCTCACGCGCCACCGATGAGCACGGCGGCAAGAACACCATCAAGGACTTNTTGACCGAGGAGATCCTCCGCAACGTGCANAAATTGCGTCCGATTGCCCAGGAGCTCGGCCTGAGCATGCCCCAACTGGCCATTGCCTGGGTGTTGGCGAACCCCAATGTGGCTACCGCCTTGGTNGGGGCCTCGCGTCCGGAACAGGTTAACGAAAACGTCAAAGCCTCTGGCGTGAAAATTCCAGCCGAGCTCATGACGGCCATAGATGCCGCACTAGCCTCGAGCATCGTCAACGATCCAGCCAGAACCATCAGCCCGCCGACCCGCGTGGCCTAAACGGCACAAAAGCCCGGCCTGGAGCCGGGGTCCCGAGCGAGAATGAATTTTGTACGCGAGTAACGAGCGGCAAAATCTTATTGCGAGTGAGGGACCTCGGCACAATAGCCGGGCTTTTCGTGCAGTAATTCTATTTGCGCAGGGCTGCCAGTTCCTTGTTAATTTGTGCTGCCCAGAACGGTCCCTCGTACAGGAAAGCTGTGTAGCCCTGGACCAAGGTTGCCCCGGCGTCAAGACGTTCCTGCACTTCAGCACCTGTTTCAACACCGCCCACCGAGATCAACGTCAGCTGCTCCCNCACGGCTGCCTTGAGCTGACGAAGCACAGCCAGTGAACGTTCCTTCAAGGNGGCCCCGGAGAGTCCACCTGCACCTTNTTCCGCCACCATGTCTGCAGGGCTATTGAGCCCGTCACGGCTGATGGTGGTGTTGGTGGCGATGATGCCGTCAAGCTTAAGTTCAAGGGCCAGTGCGGCGACGTCGGCCACGTCCTCGTCAGCTAAGTCTGGTGCGATTTTTACCAGCAGTGGTACGTGGCGCCCAGCTGAGGTGTCTGCCGCTTCACGCACACCGATCAGCAGTGGCCGTAGTGTCGCCACGTCTTGGAGCAGACGTAGTCCGGGCGTATTCGGCGAACTGACGTTGACCACCATGTAGTCCGCGGACGGGGCAAGTGTGCGGGCACTGATGAGGTAATCCTCCAGCGCATCAGCCAACTCCACGGCCTTGGTCTTGCCAATGTTCACACCCACAACGGGACGGACACCGGGGTAGGTTTTGCCCAAGCCAGCCAACGCCTGTTTAAGGCGTGGCGCCACGGCTGCTGCGCCGTCGTTGTTAAAGCCCATGCGGTTGATCACGGCACGGTCCTGAACTAACCGGAAGAGCCGTGGTGCCGGATTACCTTCCTGCGCCTGCCCCGTAATGGTACCCACTTCAACATGCCCGAAGCCCAAGTTAGCTAAGGCATTAATGCCCTTGCCTTCCTTGTCGAAACCAGCAGCAAGACCAAAGGNGGTGGGGAACATCAGCCCCAACGCTTCGGTCTGCAAGGACGCAGGAGGCGTGAACATGCGGCGCAACACGGCACCAGCACCCACCGTATGGATCGCCTTGATCATGGTGAAACCGATCTTGTGCGCCCTTTCGGCGTCCATCCAAGAAAAACAGAGCCGGAAAACTGTGGGATATATTCGCATACCCCTAGTTTTCCGGTTCCAGCGCACAACTGCAAAACGACTAACCATGATCTTTGCCCCTGGCAGGTTACAAGGGCGTTAGCATGGCCTCATGGATAGCAATGGTGGTGGCACATGGACGCAGGCAGATGTTGTGGTGGTAGGGGCCGGACTCTCCGGATTGGTCAGTGCGGCGCAGGCGTACAACGCTGGGCGCACGGTGCTAATTTTGGATCAGGAGCCTGAAACCTCCTTAGGCGGGCAGGCCCACTGGTCNTTTGGCGGACTTTTCCTGGTGGACTCNCCCGAACAGCGACGCCTGGGCGTGAAGGACTCTGCCGAACTCGCTTTGAGTGATTGGCTCGGTTCGGCCGCATTTGACCGTCCTGAAGACGCCTGGCCCCGGCGCTGGGCGGAAGCGTACGTGGATTTTGCCTCCGGTGAGAAGCGGGCCTGGCTTCACGCCTTGGGCGTACGGTTCTTTCCACTGGTCCAATGGGCTGAGCGCGGCGGTTATGACGCCCAAGGCCATGGGAACTCGGTTCCGCGCTTTCATGTGGCGTGGGGTACCGGNCCCGGGATTTTGGCACCGTTCCTGGCTAAGGTCCAAGAGGGCATAGCAGCTGGACGGGTGCGCCTTGCTTTCCGGCACCGCGCCACAGAGTTGATGTTCGAGACCGGCTCCGTCACCGGGGTGCGCGGGGAGGTCCTTGAGGTCTCCACTCTGGGCCGCGGTGAAGCAAGCAGCCGTAACGTCACCGGCGACTTCACGGTCCAGGCCGGTGCGGTCATTGTGACCACCGGAGGTATTGGCGGAAACCATTCGATGGTCCGTGATCAGTGGCCCAACGGCAATGGACCCCAGTACATGCTGACGGGTGTTCCGGCTTCTGTGGACGGGGAGTTCCAGCAGGCTGTGGCCGCTGCTGGCGGCG from Arthrobacter polaris encodes:
- the coxB gene encoding cytochrome c oxidase subunit II; amino-acid sequence: MSSQDRTGSRRAKVIPTAGLAIVGALALSGCTAENRNGWMPAERDTTNHTAGIIDLWVNTWITVLIIGLITWGLIIWCIIAYRRRKGATGFPRQTSYNLPLEXFYVLVPLFMVLVFFHFTNVEQESINARDANPDVTVDVRAKQWSWDFNYMAGNDVKESVYSVGVQAELDGKPYDKSTLPTLYLPVNRSVELKLNARDVIHSFWVPAFLDKKDILPGKTNYMTLTPTALGEYDGKCAELCGEYHSEMLFNVKVVTQAEFDAHLASLKAKGQTGELTQKYDRNPNLNSNTNKD
- a CDS encoding iron-sulfur cluster assembly accessory protein, whose protein sequence is MTANVHEETSPATAPAADLPTXGVLISDIAAGKVRSLLEQEGRTDLRLRVAVQPGGCSGLIYQLYFDERMLDGDAVRDFDGVEVVIDKMSVPYLDGASIDFEDTISKQGFTIDNPNAGGSCACGDSFH
- a CDS encoding quinone-dependent dihydroorotate dehydrogenase, coding for MRIYPTVFRLCFSWMDAERAHKIGFTMIKAIHTVGAGAVLRRMFTPPASLQTEALGLMFPTXFGLAAGFDKEGKGINALANLGFGHVEVGTITGQAQEGNPAPRLFRLVQDRAVINRMGFNNDGAAAVAPRLKQALAGLGKTYPGVRPVVGVNIGKTKAVELADALEDYLISARTLAPSADYMVVNVSSPNTPGLRLLQDVATLRPLLIGVREAADTSAGRHVPLLVKIAPDLADEDVADVAALALELKLDGIIATNTTISRDGLNSPADMVAEXGAGGLSGAXLKERSLAVLRQLKAAVXEQLTLISVGGVETGAEVQERLDAGATLVQGYTAFLYEGPFWAAQINKELAALRK
- a CDS encoding aldo/keto reductase family protein, with translation MEYRYLGHSGLKITEITYGNWLTHGSQVENDTATACVRAALDAGISTFDTADAYANGAAEEVLGAALSTERRESLEVFTKVYWPVGPKGANDTGLSRKHIMEGINGSLRRLNMDYVDLYQAHRYDHETPLEETINAFADVVRAGKALYIGVSEWTAPQLRAGQALAREAGFSLVSNQPQYSALWRVIEPEVIPASIELGMSQVVWSPMAQGVLSGKYLPGQPLPAGSRATDEHGGKNTIKDXLTEEILRNVXKLRPIAQELGLSMPQLAIAWVLANPNVATALVGASRPEQVNENVKASGVKIPAELMTAIDAALASSIVNDPARTISPPTRVA
- a CDS encoding dipeptidase; this translates as MTREQPVTPDTVATAELVQLNSITADLPTEALRHNIGRSFQGTVAELVALVAIPGIAWDAFDAAQLDRSAEAVAALIRSTGIDDVQILRVAKDDGTPGGPAIVARKVAAXGRPTVVLYAHHDVQPPGEKELWNSEPXVAQERDGRLYGRGAADDKAGIMAHIASFRAITETLGADFGVXVTFFIEGEEEAGSPTXGAFLKEHHELLAGEVIVVADSANWRVGIPALTTSLRGLVDGIVEVRVGAHAVHSGMFGGPLLDAPTILARLISTFHDEHGSVAIAGLLSSDDAGVDYPEETFRADAGVLDGVILAGTGSLASRLWTQPALSVIGMDMPSIDMSSNTLLPVARAKISLRLAPGQDPEAAMMAVEAHVLAHAPFGAQATFIPGEAGQPFATNAHDPGAQAALWAXGESWGVPAVETGMGGSIPFIADLKATFPHAQILVTXVEDPDSRAHSANESLHLGDFEXAIVAQALLLAAINEGALGEHLN
- a CDS encoding DUF3043 domain-containing protein; this encodes MSASDETARSKDPQSAKGVPTPSRRAQEEARKRPLVPNDRAAAKGAERDERREQQARMRRALDTGEERFLPIRDKGPQKRFARDYVDARFSLGEFVMFAALAIVLLNVLLPPTSTASVTLFIVFWIMVAFVVIDTWLMGRKIRRQLTAKFGSVDRGVIWYGSMRSLQFRRMRLPKPLVRRGRWPS